In Nematostella vectensis chromosome 2, jaNemVect1.1, whole genome shotgun sequence, one genomic interval encodes:
- the LOC125560912 gene encoding uncharacterized protein LOC125560912 has translation MADEAINNVTKWLHDCGLSEFQSLFVDEGYDGLDVVATITDQELEEIGILKRGHRKKILLKIEELKLSMRQKAINNKLDAVKTKTPLVQSVLPGSSKQPTRDPLPYQKSKYWYENPQHPRTKYFNEILPEMFEAAKPHMSDCAFEEYLFKERRKRWEAKTETEKIEQKLNYILSNDNNACFGKYLGSLPCISPADVSNCERGVKELSCLEKALLARKSETENSYGELFIASGRHSHAWAKEQEKYYESQIGHLKGLIDTITNAKSKLISIGVTYKSLCLAKRRRKENACKAKKRKRKREDTAMHKLIVKLTDEFTYTLCFPDGYNVALQSQHAVCEDEINTEALGLLKSCDIMKLDLLFNQGFFALDALAIIGQTIAAL, from the exons atggcggatgaagCGATAAACAATGTGACTAAATGGCTCCATGATTGTGGATTATCGGAGTTTCAAAGCCTATTTGTAGACGAAGGATACGATGGTCTTGATGTTGTTGCTACAATAACTGACCAAGAGTTGGAAGAAATAGGAATTTTGAAAAGAGGACACAGGAAAAAGATATTACTCAAGATTGAAGAACTCAAACTTTCAATGAGACAGAAAGCAATTAACAACAAACTCGATGCAGTCAAAACCAAAACACCTTTAGTTCAGTCAG TTCTCCCAGGTTCTTCAAAGCAACCCACAAGAGATCCATTGCCATACCAAAAGTCCAAATATTGGTATGAAAACCCTCAACACCCACGTACTAAGTATTTCAATGAAATCTTGCCAGAGATGTTTGAAGCTGCAAAGCCCCATATGAGTGACTGTGCATTTGAAGAGTACCTATTTAAAGAGAGAAGAAAGAGGTGGGAAGCAAAGACCGAGACAGAGAAAATAGAACAgaaactcaattatattttgaGTAATGATAACAATGCTTGCTTTGGTAAATACTTGGGCTCTCTGCCATGCATCAGTCCAGCTGATGTTTCAAATTGCGAGCGTGGAGTCAAAGAGCTATCATGTTTGGAAAAAGCACTTCTTGCACGAAAAAGTGAAACTGAAAATAGTTATGGTGAACTATTCATAGCCAGTGGACGACACTCTCATGCATGGGCAAAGGAACAGGAGAAGTATTATGAATCTCAGATTGGGCACTTAAAAGGTCTTATTGATACAATAACAAATGCCAAGTCTAAGCTTATCAGTATTGGAGTAACCTATAAGTCATTATGTCTTGCAaagagaagaagaaaagaaaatgcttgcaaagccaaaaaaagaaaaaggaaaagagaAGACACTGCAATGCATAAACTGATTGTCAAGCTTACAGATGAGTTTACCTATACTCTCTGCTTCCCTGATGGATATAATGTAGCCTTACAAAGTCAACATGCTGTGTGCGAGGATGAGATTAACACTGAGGCCTTAGGACTGTTGAAGAGTTGTGACATCATGAAGTTAGACCTTCTATTCAATCAGGGCTTTTTTGCGCTCGATGCACTTGCAATAATAGGGCAGACCATTGCCGCACTTTAA
- the LOC125558933 gene encoding uncharacterized protein LOC125558933, with protein MTGPLGRFVVCSDHFERECYHFGEGSELKRYLIKGSVPTIWKPKKTIASPSDRELRQRAKEIKELLATAGDSGMVRAHESATTSSTVSTLDLPASAEDTPTETMPPP; from the exons ATGACTGGTCCCTTGGGTCGTTTTGTTGTGTGCTCGGACCACTTCGAGAGAGAATGCTATCACTTTGGCGAGGGGTCCGAGTTAAAGCGCTATTTGATAAAGGGATCCGTACCAACAATTTGGAAACCAAAGAAAACCATTGCTTCACCATCGGATCGGGAATTGCGTCAAAGAGCAAAG GAAATTAAGGAGCTTTTAGCAACAGCAGGTGACAGTGGAATG GTGCGAGCTCATGAATCTGCCACAACATCTTCCACGGTCTCTACCTTGGACCTACCCGCCTCAGCTGAAGACACACCAACTGAAACCATGCCCCCCCCTTAG